A window of Arcobacter acticola genomic DNA:
AAGATATTAATATGTATTTTAATTTAATATTATTTTCCATAATCATCCCCACGATACAACAACAGGTATAGATTTATAAGGTGTTATTGTAATAGCATCAACAGGACAATACATTCTGCATAAATGACAGATTTGACAGTCTTCTACGTATTTTATAAATGCTTTTTTAGTTTTAGAATCTAATCTAATTACATCAGTTGGGCAAGCTTTTATACACTCTTCACAACCAATGCAACCATTTATTTGTTCAATTGCCATAACTAACTTCTATTTTCTCTCAGGAGCGTTTTTATCAGGTCCACCTTCTGGCATACAAGCAATATATTTTTCATCTGGAGTATGCATACATTTTCCACTTAATGATCCTCTTGGAGTTTCCATTGTACAAATAGATTCTACATCTTGTCCAACACAAACTTCTATTGCTTCTTTTGGTGGTTCTCTTTTTTCTGATGCCGCATAAATTACTGTACTTAGTGAAGCAAGTAGTAAAGTTAAAGTAAAAGTTTTTTTCATAATTAATCCTAATATTATTTTATATATTAGAATTATAAAAAGCAAGGTTTAATATGTTTTAAATAAAAAGTAAATGAAAGTAAATAGTTAAAAGAAGGTGATAGAACTTATAAATTTATTTTAAAGATATTTGCATTTTCTAGATGTTCATACTTTAATTGCATATTATGAATGTTTAAAATTTCAGATACAATATAAAGACCAAGCCCCATTCCATGGTTTTTATTACTTGTATCATTATGGTATGGTTTAAAATACTCTTCTAATGGTTTTTGAAGTTTATCGCCATTTGAGATTATTAGTATTTCATTATCTTTTTGTATTATTTTTACTTTTTTGTCACTTGAATATTTAACACCATTATCAAGTAAGTTTTTAAGAGCAAGTGCAAATAAATCTAAATCTACTTTTATTAAAATATTTGAAATATTTTCAATTTCTATTTTCTTTTGTGGATTCTCTAACATCATCATATCAATTGATTTTTCTAAGATTTTATCTATTGAAATAGGAAATTTATTTATTTTATAGTTTTTAGAAACGATTTGTTCTATATTTGAAAAATCATTTATTAAAAAATTCAATTTATCAAATATACTTATCATTCTATCTTTTTGTTTATTATCATCTATTAATTCACTTACAATTCTTCCTTTTGCAATAGGCGTTTTCAGCTCGTGCATTACAGTTCTTAAAAAAAGTTGTCTTGAATTTAGTAACAAAGCTATTTTTTTAACAGCCGTATCAAACTCATTTGCTACATCTGCTATTTCATCTTTTTTATCACTCTTACAATCAATTTCTAAATTTCCATTGGAAAAACTTTGAATCTGATCTTTTAAATTTTTCAAAGGTCTAAGTGATTGAATAATCCATAAAAAACTTAATGTAAATATAATAAAAACTATTACTAAAATCCAAAATCCTAGATATTCAAAAGAATAAATTCTTGAGTCCTTAAATAATATTTTAAAATTTGGAGCAAGTATAAGTAAGTAGAAATTATCTTGATTTTTAACAATATTAAATCCAGGTCCAGCTCCTATATTAACAGCATTATCAATTATTTTTTTAGGGTTCATCTCTAATTCAAAATTTAGTTTATTTAAATAAGATTCTATTTCTTCTGGAGGTAATCTATTATCATGAATATATCTTGTAATTTCAATATAATTATCAATTACTTGTTTATTTAAAAAGTTCTTTTGATAAGAAAAATAAGAAAAAAAAAGTGCTAAAAACAAGGCTATTGATATTGTAAATACAAAAATTATTTTAGTGAATAATGAGTTGAAATTCATTGTGATATTTTATATCCTAAACCTCTAACAGAGTGAATATACTTTGGTTTCTTTGAATCATCCTCTAACTTAGCACGAAGTCGTCCTATAATAACATCTAAGCTTTTACTATAACTATCTGTTAAACTTTCGCACTCATTTACTATTTGATCCCTTGAAACAATTGTATTTTTGTTTTTTAATAAACAAATCATAACTTCATATTCAGCATGGGTTAAATTTAATTCATTTTTTTTAAAATAAATAGTTAATGAAGATTTATCATATTCAAATACGCTTTCTTCGTCTATTTTATTGGTTTTTTTTGATCTTCTTAAAAGACTTTGAATAACTGCATACATTTCTTTTGGATCATAAGGTTTTGGAAGATAATAATCAGCACCAATTTGAAGTCCCATAATTTTATCAGTTACATCACTTCTAGCACTTGAAATTATAATTGGAATATCATAACTTTTTGAAATCTTTTCACAAACTTCAAGTCCATCAATTCCTGGTAGAGTTAAATCTAAAATAAGTAAATCGTAATTTGAAATTCCAGCAGTCAATCCTAAATAAGGATCTTCATAATTAGTAATTTTAATATTATATTTATCCAGAAATTCACCCAAAAAGAGTGAAAATTCTGGATCATCTTCTATCATTAAGATATTTATCATAGGAGTGTTATAGATTAACCATAAAATGAAACTGATTTATAGTTACTATTATCACTTAATATTTCACTTAATGATGCTTTTAATAGTGCATTTGTTTCTGATTGAGAATATGTACTATCTTCACTTGAGTATTTATCTAATAAATTCATAACTTCTTCTTTACTACTATCATTTAAACTTAAAATTCTACTTGTATAATCCATAATATCTGAAGTTGAACTTGAAGTTGATGTTTCATCTTCTTCATCAGTACTTAATAAAGAATCTAACAATGAAGAAATAGAACTAACTTCTTCTTCACTTGGCGGTGGCGGTGGCATTCCGCTTTGAGCATCTGATCTACCTAAATCACCAACTTCTTTTGCATCAAAACCTAAATCTGACATGGCACTTTCTAACTCAGAAGATGGTTCAATCCTTGCTTCTTCGAAAGATGCAATAATACTTTGAGCATCAATAGCACTTAAATTACTTGAATCATAACTATTTAAAATAGAAGATATAGTTTCTAACTGAGCAGCAGTTAATGAACTTGAAGAACTAGTGCTACTTGTACTTTTTGCCAAATCAGCCATTATAGTTGAATTTGAAGAGATACTATTAATCATAAATAAATCCTTTTTCTTAATTTATCATTATCTTATATAAACAATTTAAATATAATTTAAATGTTAAGTAAATGAAAGTAAATCATAAATAATATTTCTTTTATTCTACTATATTAATGACCACAGTTGATTTCTCTGATTCTATCCAACTTATCAAATACAATCTCAATATTTTTTTCTACATTTTGAGTTATTGCAAATATTTGTTCATTATCAGAACTTTGCGCATATAAATCTATTGTATCTTGAATCATAGAATGAACTTTTTGGTGTGCATCTTTTAATATAATCCAATCATTTGATTTTGCAAAATCTTTATGTTCATTTTCATCAATCCATTTTCCTAAATTACACTCATGATGATTTGTCACTTTAAATGTATGATTTGCTTTACATTTAGAAAAATTTACATCTTTGAAGTTAATATGATCTGATTTTAATTTATTTATATCAATCATCAAACTTGGATCACAAACTCTTTTTTCTGCATCTTTATCAAAACTTGTTTGACTAACAGTTTTTTGTAATTGAGTAACTAAAGATGATGTACTTATAGCCATTTCACTAATTGTTGAAGCTAATGAAGCATTTTGTTGGGTGGCTCTATCTAAAGAATTAACAGTATCACTTATTTGTGACATTGCCATTTGTTGTTCTCTTGATGCACTTGCAACATCGTCAATTAAGCTAGCAGTTACAACGATATTTTCACTTAATTCATTAAAACCTTCAATCATTTTTGAAGTAATATCTTTTCCAGCTTTTGCTTTATTTGTAGCATTATGAACTAACTCTTTAATCTCTTTAGCAGCTTCAGAACTTCTTGAAGCAAGGTTTCTCACTTCTGCTGCTACAACTGCAAATCCACGTCCAGCTTCACCTGCTGTTGCTGCTTCTACCGCTGCATTTAAAGAAAGAATATTTGTTTGGAATGCAATTTGATCAATCACTGTGATTGCTTCATTAATAGCAATTACTTGACTATTAATTTCATCCATTGAAAGTGATGTTTCTTCTGCTAAGTTTTTACCAACTTCACTTGATTTAGTTAAAGTTTGAGCATATTTTGCCATTTTTAAGGCATTTTCACTACTTCTTGATACTGTTGCTGTTATTTCTTCAATAGCTGCTGCTGTTTCTTCAAGTGAAGCTGCTTGTGAATTAGATGAGTTACTTAATTCTTTTGATGCATTTTCTAACTCATTTGCGCTACTAAATAACTCTACATTTGATTTATCAATTAAACAAACTACTTCATTAATTGAAGATTGAGTTACTTTTACACCACTTAATAATGAAGCAAGTAATCCAGTTAAATTATCAATATGTGGAATTTTATAATCATATTTAGCATTTGATAAAGCTACTAAAGATTCACTTAATATTGAAAGATTATTTTCCATTCTTCCTATCATATTATTCACTTCAATAACTAAAGAGGCTACTCCTTTAGAGTGAGCTTTACCTTTTACTCTATCATTTAATAATCCGGCATTTACTTTTTCAATAATTTGTCTTGATTCATCAATTACTATTTGATCTTGAATAATACCTTTTTCAATAGAATCTAAGTAGTTATTAAAGCTATTTACAACATCCCCTATTTCATCATTTGAAGTTACTTTTATTTTTGTATTATCTGAAGAATCATTATTAGTAATAGTATCTATAGAATTTTTTAATTCAAGAATTGGAGTTAAAATATTTCTTTTCATATTA
This region includes:
- a CDS encoding ArsS family sensor histidine kinase encodes the protein MNFNSLFTKIIFVFTISIALFLALFFSYFSYQKNFLNKQVIDNYIEITRYIHDNRLPPEEIESYLNKLNFELEMNPKKIIDNAVNIGAGPGFNIVKNQDNFYLLILAPNFKILFKDSRIYSFEYLGFWILVIVFIIFTLSFLWIIQSLRPLKNLKDQIQSFSNGNLEIDCKSDKKDEIADVANEFDTAVKKIALLLNSRQLFLRTVMHELKTPIAKGRIVSELIDDNKQKDRMISIFDKLNFLINDFSNIEQIVSKNYKINKFPISIDKILEKSIDMMMLENPQKKIEIENISNILIKVDLDLFALALKNLLDNGVKYSSDKKVKIIQKDNEILIISNGDKLQKPLEEYFKPYHNDTSNKNHGMGLGLYIVSEILNIHNMQLKYEHLENANIFKINL
- a CDS encoding response regulator transcription factor, whose translation is MINILMIEDDPEFSLFLGEFLDKYNIKITNYEDPYLGLTAGISNYDLLILDLTLPGIDGLEVCEKISKSYDIPIIISSARSDVTDKIMGLQIGADYYLPKPYDPKEMYAVIQSLLRRSKKTNKIDEESVFEYDKSSLTIYFKKNELNLTHAEYEVMICLLKNKNTIVSRDQIVNECESLTDSYSKSLDVIIGRLRAKLEDDSKKPKYIHSVRGLGYKISQ
- a CDS encoding methyl-accepting chemotaxis protein, whose translation is MKSMSISRKFTTVTVLVAVVMLIIGYFILNNYKNKLTQEVYSDVKTELKRISTLNINAKLDVGISNAVSISNDSSIKEALSSNNRQLAINALATLSENMKKSTPFSNVEVHIHTKNSHSFLRSWKTDKFGDDLSAFRDSVVKVNSTKEAVNTFEVGKAGLSIRSVVPIFDNQNNHLGSLEFMQGVNSVAKEFDKHGDAFLLLMDNSVAVEAIDETLKLNNYTISQKFINKDFLEDTKSLDFKELFAKDYYISDKYFYTYIDVLDFNNKKLGIALSAQPIQAVQITIEHTSSIIWVALIILIAALVISMILSLINMKRNILTPILELKNSIDTITNNDSSDNTKIKVTSNDEIGDVVNSFNNYLDSIEKGIIQDQIVIDESRQIIEKVNAGLLNDRVKGKAHSKGVASLVIEVNNMIGRMENNLSILSESLVALSNAKYDYKIPHIDNLTGLLASLLSGVKVTQSSINEVVCLIDKSNVELFSSANELENASKELSNSSNSQAASLEETAAAIEEITATVSRSSENALKMAKYAQTLTKSSEVGKNLAEETSLSMDEINSQVIAINEAITVIDQIAFQTNILSLNAAVEAATAGEAGRGFAVVAAEVRNLASRSSEAAKEIKELVHNATNKAKAGKDITSKMIEGFNELSENIVVTASLIDDVASASREQQMAMSQISDTVNSLDRATQQNASLASTISEMAISTSSLVTQLQKTVSQTSFDKDAEKRVCDPSLMIDINKLKSDHINFKDVNFSKCKANHTFKVTNHHECNLGKWIDENEHKDFAKSNDWIILKDAHQKVHSMIQDTIDLYAQSSDNEQIFAITQNVEKNIEIVFDKLDRIREINCGH
- a CDS encoding 4Fe-4S dicluster domain-containing protein, with amino-acid sequence MAIEQINGCIGCEECIKACPTDVIRLDSKTKKAFIKYVEDCQICHLCRMYCPVDAITITPYKSIPVVVSWG